Proteins from a genomic interval of Lacticaseibacillus pabuli:
- the ribD gene encoding bifunctional diaminohydroxyphosphoribosylaminopyrimidine deaminase/5-amino-6-(5-phosphoribosylamino)uracil reductase RibD has translation MTDLDFMQLALKAARRGIGHTWTNPVVGAVIVRDGQCIATGYHHRYGKDHAEVNALKQLPDIAMARGATMYVTLEPCSHFGKTPPCARRLVEVGIQRVVIGQEDRNPLVHGKGIAILRDAGIQVDVLGTTGELNAAYNFFYTHQRPLVTAKYAMSLDGKINAAGNTRTQLTGDAAVADAMTLRRNNQAILVGENTVMVDNLLLTVREPAPDFAPIRIVLVGDADKLSQQLRLFHDHGPIWLLSRHATSREWPANVTVKVDAQWSVAGIVDALQAAGIQSLLVEGGSHVHAQFFAAGLVDAVQVYVAPVVLGGTALPAVSGIVSQAMQSYQLSGVTQLGQDCKLTYRR, from the coding sequence ATGACAGATTTAGATTTCATGCAGTTAGCATTGAAAGCCGCTCGACGCGGGATAGGTCATACGTGGACCAATCCCGTTGTTGGGGCGGTCATTGTGCGCGATGGTCAGTGTATCGCGACGGGGTATCACCATCGTTACGGCAAGGACCACGCGGAGGTGAACGCGCTCAAGCAGTTGCCGGATATTGCAATGGCACGTGGCGCAACGATGTACGTCACGCTGGAACCATGTAGCCATTTTGGCAAGACGCCACCCTGCGCTCGGAGGCTTGTGGAAGTTGGCATTCAGCGGGTGGTGATTGGTCAAGAGGACCGCAATCCACTGGTGCATGGCAAAGGCATCGCAATTTTGCGCGATGCCGGGATTCAGGTTGACGTGCTGGGTACGACAGGCGAGCTGAACGCGGCCTACAACTTCTTCTACACGCACCAACGCCCGCTAGTTACGGCTAAGTACGCCATGAGTTTGGATGGCAAGATTAACGCGGCTGGTAATACGCGCACGCAATTAACCGGCGATGCCGCGGTGGCGGATGCCATGACCTTACGTCGCAACAACCAGGCAATCCTTGTTGGCGAGAACACCGTCATGGTCGATAATCTGCTACTCACGGTGCGTGAACCTGCGCCGGACTTCGCACCGATCCGGATTGTGCTGGTGGGTGACGCCGACAAGTTAAGCCAGCAATTACGGCTGTTCCATGACCACGGGCCGATCTGGCTACTGAGCCGGCACGCAACGTCGCGGGAGTGGCCAGCGAATGTGACGGTTAAAGTTGACGCGCAGTGGTCCGTGGCAGGAATTGTTGACGCCTTGCAAGCGGCTGGTATCCAGTCACTGCTGGTTGAAGGTGGCAGCCACGTGCACGCCCAATTTTTTGCAGCGGGGCTAGTGGACGCGGTGCAAGTATACGTGGCGCCGGTGGTTCTGGGCGGAACGGCCTTACCCGCTGTGTCTGGAATTGTCAGTCAAGCGATGCAATCCTACCAGTTGTCAGGCGTCACGCAACTCGGTCAAGACTGCAAGTTAACGTACAGGAGGTAG
- a CDS encoding riboflavin synthase, whose product MFTGIIQRIGRVRKVTPQQLAIETDLTAQQHSRVGDSVAVNGICLTVTTLTRSGFTADIMPETLQRTNLGDVQANGHVNLELALQASDRFDGHFVLGHVDTTATLASRQPDGNAERLTFTLASAYRPYVVEKGSIAVDGVSLTVTAVTRDSFSVSLIPHTLAKTVLGELVLGQRVNIETDILGKYMVHQQEVRDDSNTD is encoded by the coding sequence ATGTTTACAGGAATTATTCAACGCATTGGCCGAGTGCGCAAGGTGACGCCACAGCAACTGGCGATTGAGACTGACCTGACAGCGCAACAACACAGCCGGGTTGGTGACAGCGTGGCCGTGAACGGCATTTGCTTGACGGTGACAACGTTGACACGAAGCGGCTTCACGGCCGACATTATGCCGGAAACACTGCAACGGACCAACCTGGGCGATGTTCAGGCGAATGGTCACGTGAATTTGGAGCTGGCGTTGCAGGCCAGTGACCGCTTCGATGGCCATTTTGTCCTCGGTCACGTCGACACGACGGCGACACTGGCATCGCGCCAGCCGGATGGTAATGCAGAACGATTGACGTTCACGCTTGCCAGTGCGTACCGTCCTTACGTCGTTGAGAAGGGCTCAATTGCGGTGGACGGCGTGAGTCTGACCGTCACGGCAGTCACGCGGGATAGCTTTAGTGTCAGCCTCATTCCGCACACCTTGGCAAAGACAGTTCTAGGCGAGCTGGTGCTAGGTCAGCGCGTCAACATCGAAACGGATATTCTAGGCAAATACATGGTGCACCAGCAGGAGGTACGAGATGACAGCAACACAGATTAA
- the ribH gene encoding 6,7-dimethyl-8-ribityllumazine synthase produces the protein MQEYKGQIDGHGQRIGIAVAQFNEVVTDRLLAGAVSALQQYGVRDEDITVVRVPGAFELPRAAQELGQSGKVAGVIALGAVVRGATSHYDYVCSETARGIADVSLHGPVPVMFGVLTTDTLDQAINRAGGKAGNKGADCAAGVLQMMHMSEWLSR, from the coding sequence ATGCAGGAATATAAGGGACAGATTGATGGGCACGGTCAACGCATCGGGATTGCCGTGGCTCAGTTTAACGAAGTGGTGACTGACCGCTTGCTGGCGGGGGCGGTGAGCGCGCTCCAGCAGTATGGGGTGCGAGACGAAGACATCACCGTGGTTCGCGTTCCCGGCGCATTCGAGTTACCGCGGGCGGCGCAAGAGCTCGGTCAATCTGGCAAGGTGGCCGGTGTGATTGCTTTGGGTGCGGTTGTTCGCGGCGCAACCTCCCACTACGATTATGTTTGCAGTGAAACGGCGCGCGGCATAGCGGACGTGTCATTGCACGGACCGGTGCCCGTCATGTTTGGTGTTCTCACGACGGACACACTCGACCAAGCCATTAACCGGGCGGGCGGTAAGGCCGGTAATAAGGGGGCAGATTGTGCCGCAGGGGTCCTGCAGATGATGCACATGTCTGAGTGGCTATCGAGGTAG
- the ribA gene encoding GTP cyclohydrolase II — protein MTATQIKTRVERAIATLQQGGLVIVTDSAHREAEGDMIGLAQFATPETVNMMVTNARGLLCVPMTREIANKLGMHPMVSDATDAFGTAFTVSADAKTTTTGISAFDRAATIRKLADVDGTANDFYHPGHVFPLIAADHGTLARDGHTEAAVDLANLAGATPVAYICEILKKDGTMARRRDLKPFAEGIQMPLLSIQDIKAYRYMNDIDVTDFVTKVHLPSKYGDFQLEAFATHDGHEPTLLISKGDIKPGENLLLRIHSECLTGDVFGSERCDCGEQLAQALTEIEQKGHGAVLYMRQEGRGIGLANKLRAYHLQEQGLDTVEANEQLGFAPDERQYGVAAAILHRKQINTVTLMTNNPDKMTQLSDLGITIAAREAIEVPARPENAQYLATKKHKLHHLLKEVQ, from the coding sequence ATGACAGCAACACAGATTAAGACACGGGTTGAACGTGCGATTGCGACCTTGCAGCAGGGCGGCCTGGTCATCGTGACCGACTCGGCGCATCGTGAGGCAGAGGGGGACATGATTGGGTTAGCGCAGTTCGCGACGCCGGAGACCGTGAACATGATGGTCACGAACGCACGTGGATTACTTTGCGTACCGATGACACGGGAGATTGCCAACAAATTGGGGATGCACCCGATGGTCAGTGACGCGACGGATGCTTTCGGGACAGCGTTTACGGTCAGTGCGGATGCCAAGACAACAACGACCGGCATCTCTGCATTTGACCGCGCGGCGACGATTCGCAAACTAGCGGACGTTGACGGCACGGCCAATGATTTCTACCATCCCGGCCACGTATTTCCGCTGATTGCGGCTGACCACGGGACCCTGGCGCGGGACGGTCACACCGAAGCGGCGGTGGATTTGGCCAACCTCGCTGGCGCCACGCCCGTTGCTTACATCTGCGAGATTTTGAAAAAGGATGGCACCATGGCACGGCGCCGCGACCTCAAACCCTTCGCCGAGGGAATTCAAATGCCACTGTTGTCGATTCAAGACATCAAAGCGTATCGGTACATGAACGACATTGACGTGACTGATTTCGTCACGAAGGTACATTTGCCGTCGAAATACGGTGATTTTCAACTGGAAGCCTTTGCGACGCATGACGGCCATGAGCCGACATTGCTCATTTCCAAGGGCGATATTAAACCGGGTGAGAACTTGCTACTGCGGATTCACTCGGAATGCCTAACCGGGGATGTGTTTGGCTCCGAACGTTGCGATTGCGGCGAGCAGTTGGCCCAGGCATTAACTGAAATCGAACAAAAGGGACACGGCGCGGTGCTGTACATGCGGCAAGAGGGTCGCGGGATTGGCCTGGCGAATAAGCTGCGCGCCTACCATTTGCAGGAACAAGGGCTTGATACCGTTGAGGCCAACGAGCAACTTGGCTTTGCACCGGATGAGCGACAGTACGGTGTTGCGGCCGCAATCTTGCACCGCAAGCAAATCAATACGGTCACGCTCATGACCAATAACCCGGACAAGATGACGCAACTCAGCGATTTAGGCATCACGATTGCGGCACGCGAGGCGATTGAAGTGCCGGCACGGCCGGAGAATGCCCAATATCTCGCAACCAAAAAGCACAAGTTACACCACTTACTCAAGGAGGTTCAATAA
- a CDS encoding TMEM175 family protein, with the protein MNKGRLEAYTDGVLAIVATIMVLELHIPSAPTLAALVHQESGYFLVYLISFICVGSSLYNHHFLFSITKSISKLTYWVNNIWLFSSSLLPFATAWAGHYPNSRTTEFFYLAVNLFWALSYHWLSQSIVNDNKDDPKIQATIKMMPAYRSGRWYVSAFWIVLGIVGVMIMPILGLVSLLSLTAVSIFSAPRQQFNYHF; encoded by the coding sequence ATGAACAAGGGTCGTTTAGAGGCATACACGGACGGGGTACTAGCAATTGTCGCCACAATCATGGTACTGGAACTACATATCCCAAGTGCCCCGACTTTAGCCGCACTCGTGCACCAAGAATCCGGCTATTTTCTGGTCTATCTCATCAGTTTTATCTGTGTGGGGTCATCCCTGTACAACCACCATTTTTTATTTTCAATCACCAAATCCATTAGCAAGCTGACTTACTGGGTCAACAACATCTGGCTGTTCAGCTCGTCCCTGCTCCCGTTCGCGACGGCCTGGGCCGGGCACTACCCCAACAGCCGCACGACTGAGTTCTTTTACCTCGCCGTCAACCTGTTTTGGGCATTGAGCTATCACTGGCTGAGTCAATCCATCGTGAATGACAATAAGGATGACCCGAAGATTCAGGCCACCATCAAGATGATGCCGGCTTACCGCTCGGGTCGCTGGTACGTCTCAGCGTTTTGGATTGTTCTCGGCATCGTGGGCGTCATGATCATGCCAATTCTGGGTCTGGTCTCATTGCTGTCACTGACTGCCGTCTCAATTTTCTCCGCGCCGCGCCAGCAGTTTAATTACCATTTTTAG